A genomic region of Notamacropus eugenii isolate mMacEug1 chromosome 3, mMacEug1.pri_v2, whole genome shotgun sequence contains the following coding sequences:
- the ELFN1 gene encoding protein ELFN1 produces the protein MAGCKWGVLCVCVAAASLLYTGGLVRADCWLIEGDKGFVWLAICSQNQPPYESIPQQINNTIVDLRLNENKIKSVQYASLSRFGNLTYLNLTKNEITYIEDGAFSGQFNLQVLQLGYNRLRNLTEGILRGLSKLEYLYLQANLIETVTPTAFWECPNIMNIDLSMNRIQRLDSGTFTGLTKLSICELYSNPFYCSCELLGFLKWLADFTNMTRTYDRMQCESPPDYSGYFLLGQGRTSYRNALSMLSSLCTDGSYTVGSRFIPARYPPTTPPPEGPCAEDECFSGDGTTPLTAFHTPATKSEMRPNIWVKHLTHNSATLGVQLPSPFRKMYVLAQFENGFSSDITNLHKEREEIELSNLITHTNYTYCVVSLGHPLRYNHTCLTICPTKPPPSPGPVPSSSTATHYIMTILGCLFGMVIVLGAVYYCLRKRRQQEEKHKKTAGGMKKTIIELKYGPELETPGIAQLSQGPMLGGETVTRIPYLPSAGEVEQYKLIESSETPKTTKGNYMEVRTGEQQERRDCELALPPDSQSSVAEISTIAKEVDKVNQIINNCIDALKSESTSFQGVKSGAVSTAEPQLVLLSEQIPSKHGFLSPVYKDSYSHPLQRHHSMEGPPKRSSTSSSGSVRSPRSFRSEGSSAHKSEAKYIEKTSPTADTILTVTPAAAILRAEAEKIRQYGEHRHSYPGSHQGEQAPPHDSLAGRKPSILEPLTRPRPRDLAYSQLSPQYHNLSYSSSPEYTCKPSQSIWERFRLNRKRHKDEEEYMAAGHALRKKVQFAKDEDLHDILDYWKGVSAQHKS, from the coding sequence GCTGACTGTTGGCTCATCGAAGGTGACAAGGGTTTCGTGTGGTTGGCCATCTGTAGCCAGAACCAGCCCCCTTATGAATCCATCCCCCAGCAAATCAACAACACCATAGTGGACCTGAGACTCAACGAGAACAAAATCAAGAGCGTACAATATGCCTCCCTCAGTCGCTTTGGGAACCTGACGTACCTCAACCTGACCAAGAATGAAATCACCTACATTGAGGATGGGGCCTTCTCGGGGCAGTTCAACCTGCAGGTGCTACAGCTGGGCTATAACCGCCTGAGGAACCTCACCGAGGGGATTCTCCGAGGCTTGAGCAAGTTGGAGTACCTCTACCTCCAGGCCAACCTCATCGAGACAGTCACCCCCACTGCCTTCTGGGAGTGCCCTAACATCATGAACATTGACCTGTCCATGAACCGCATCCAGAGACTAGACAGTGGTACCTTCACCGGGCTGACCAAGCTCTCCATCTGTGAGCTTTATAGCAACCCCTTCTACTGCTCCTGTGAGCTCTTAGGGTTCCTCAAATGGCTGGCGGACTTTACCAACATGACACGCACCTATGACCGTATGCAGTGTGAGTCGCCGCCTGACTACTCTGGATACTTCTTGCTTGGCCAAGGCCGGACCAGCTACCGAAATGCCCTGAGCATGCTGTCCAGCCTCTGCACTGATGGTTCGTACACTGTGGGATCCCGCTTCATCCCTGCCCGCTACCCCCCCACTACTCCCCCACCAGAGGGCCCATGTGCTGAGGATGAGTGTTTCTCAGGAGATGGCACCACACCCCTCACAGCCTTCCACACTCCTGCCACCAAGTCAGAGATGCGGCCCAACATCTGGGTGAAGCACCTGACCCACAACTCTGCCACACTTGGTGTTCAGTTGCCCTCTCCCTTCAGGAAGATGTATGTCCTAGCTCAGTTCGAAAATGGGTTCTCCTCTGATATCACCAACTTGCACAAAGAGCGTGAGGAGATCGAGCTGTCTAACCTCATCACCCACACCAACTACACCTACTGTGTGGTCTCCCTGGGCCACCCACTGCGTTACAACCACACCTGCCTCACCATCTGTCCTACTAAGCCCCCACCATCGCCTGGGCCCGTCCCCAGTTCCTCCACTGCAACCCACTACATCATGACCATTCTCGGCTGCCTCTTCGGGATGGTGATTGTTCTCGGCGCTGTCTACTACTGCCTGCGGAAGCGGAGGCAGCAGGAGGAGAAGCACAAGAAGACAGCAGGGGGCATGAAGAAGACCATCATTGAACTCAAATATGGGCCTGAGTTGGAGACACCGGGCATCGCCCAGCTGTCCCAGGGGCCCATGCTGGGGGGTGAGACTGTGACCCGCATTCCCTACCTTCCCTCTGCAGGTGAAGTGGAGCAATATAAGCTCATAGAAAGCAGCGAGACCCCCAAGACCACTAAGGGTAACTACATGGAAGTTCGGACAGGAGAGCAGCAAGAGAGGCGAGACTGCGAGCTAGCCCTGCCACCGGATAGTCAGAGTTCTGTGGCTGAGATCTCCACAATCGCCAAGGAGGTGGACAAGGTCAACCAGATTATCAACAACTGCATCGATGCCCTCAAGTCTGAGTCTACCTCCTTCCAGGGAGTCAAGTCTGGAGCTGTGTCCACGGCTGAGCCCCAGTTAGTCCTCCTGTCGGAACAGATTCCCAGCAAGCATGGCTTCCTGTCCCCCGTCTATAAGGACAGCTACAGCCACCCGCTGCAGCGGCACCACAGCATGGAGGGGCCCCCCAAGCGCTCCAGCACATCATCCAGCGGCTCGGTCCGAAGTCCCCGTTCCTTCCGCTCCGAGGGATCCTCTGCCCACAAGTCAGAGGcgaaatatatagagaagacgTCGCCCACGGCTGACACCATCCTCACTGTGACACCGGCAGCTGCCATCCTCCGGGCTGAAGCTGAGAAGATCCGGCAGTATGGTGAGCACCGCCACTCGTACCCGGGCTCTCACCAGGGGGAGCAAGCCCCTCCCCATGACAGCCTGGCTGGCCGCAAGCCTTCCATCCTGGAACCTCTGACCAGACCCCGGCCCAGGGACCTGGCCTACTCCCAGCTCTCTCCCCAGTACCACAACCTGAGTTATTCCTCCAGCCCTGAGTACACCTGCAAGCCCTCTCAGAGCATCTGGGAGCGCTTCAGACTGAACCGTAAGCGCCATAAAGATGAGGAGGAATACATGGCAGCCGGCCATGCCCTGCGAAAAAAGGTCCAGTTTGCCAAAGACGAGGATCTCCATGACATCTTAGACTACTGGAAGGGTGTGTCTGCACAGCACAAGTCCTGA